One Paraburkholderia sp. HP33-1 genomic region harbors:
- a CDS encoding site-specific integrase, whose product MTSSQSNVSPLRQRMIDDMRMRQLAPKTQDIYLHIVREFARFLGRSPDTATVEDLRRYQLYLVDHGTSAVSLNHAITGLKFFFTVTLDRPELMVRMQPVRVPRVLPVVLSPDEVRRLIEAAGNLKHQTALSVAYGAGLRASEVVALKVTDVDSERMTLRIEQGKGRRDRYAMLSPVLLERLRVWWRVARTQGRMLDGGWLFPGLDPLDPLSTRQLNRAIHAAAEAANIDKRVSMHTLRHSFATHLLEQKVDIRVIQVLLGHAKLENTALYVQVATDLLHEVTSPLDRLPSE is encoded by the coding sequence ATGACCTCCTCACAGTCAAACGTCAGTCCGCTGCGCCAGCGCATGATCGACGACATGCGCATGCGCCAGCTTGCCCCCAAGACGCAGGACATCTATCTGCACATTGTGCGTGAGTTCGCCCGGTTTCTCGGGCGCTCACCTGACACGGCCACCGTCGAGGACCTGCGGCGCTACCAGCTCTATCTGGTCGACCACGGCACCTCGGCCGTGTCCCTGAACCATGCGATCACCGGCCTGAAGTTCTTCTTCACAGTCACGCTCGACCGGCCCGAGCTGATGGTCAGGATGCAACCCGTGCGCGTGCCCCGCGTATTACCCGTCGTGCTCAGCCCCGATGAAGTGCGGCGGCTCATCGAGGCCGCCGGCAACCTGAAGCACCAGACCGCGCTGTCGGTCGCGTACGGCGCGGGGCTACGTGCCAGCGAAGTGGTCGCGCTGAAGGTCACCGACGTTGACAGCGAACGCATGACACTGCGTATCGAGCAGGGCAAGGGCCGCCGTGACCGCTACGCCATGCTCTCGCCGGTGCTGCTTGAGCGTCTGCGTGTGTGGTGGCGCGTGGCCCGTACGCAGGGCAGGATGCTCGATGGTGGGTGGCTGTTTCCCGGGCTCGACCCGCTCGATCCATTAAGCACGCGACAGCTGAACCGTGCCATTCATGCCGCCGCCGAGGCTGCGAACATCGACAAGCGCGTGTCCATGCACACGCTGCGCCATAGCTTCGCGACACACCTGCTCGAACAGAAGGTGGACATCCGCGTGATCCAGGTGCTGCTCGGCCATGCGAAGCTCGAGAACACCGCGCTCTACGTCCAGGTGGCCACCGACCTGCTGCACGAGGTCACCAGTCCGCTGGACCGTCTGCCCTCCGAGTAG
- the xylA gene encoding xylose isomerase: MSYFEHIPEIRYEGPQSDNPLAYRHYDKSRKVLGKTLEEHLRIAVCYWHTFVWPGVDIFGQGAFRRPWQQPGDAMERALQKADAAFEFFSKLGTPYYTFHDTDVSPEGASVKEYSENFLRVSDYLARKQQDTGVKLLWGTANLFSNPRYAAGAATNPNPEVFAFAATQVRHALDATLRLGGENYVLWGGREGYDTLLNTDLVREREQFARFLHMVVDHKHKIGFKGALLIEPKPQEPTKHQYDYDVATVHGFLLQHGLDKEIRVNIEANHATLAGHSFHHEIATAFALGIFGSVDANRGDPQNGWDTDQFPNSVEELTLAFYEILRHGGFTTGGMNFDAKVRRQSVDAEDLFYGHIGAIDNLALGLDRAAVLVENERLDQFKRQRYAGWDGEFGRKILSGEYSLSTLASDTLARDLNPRHVSGQQEQMENIVNQAIYSGR; encoded by the coding sequence ATGTCCTACTTCGAACACATTCCCGAGATTCGTTATGAAGGCCCGCAATCGGACAACCCGCTTGCATACCGTCACTACGACAAGAGCAGGAAGGTCCTCGGCAAGACGCTCGAGGAACATCTGCGTATCGCCGTGTGCTACTGGCATACGTTCGTGTGGCCCGGCGTGGATATCTTCGGTCAGGGCGCCTTCCGGCGGCCGTGGCAGCAACCCGGCGACGCAATGGAGCGGGCGCTGCAAAAGGCCGACGCCGCGTTCGAATTCTTCTCGAAGCTCGGCACACCCTACTACACGTTCCACGATACCGACGTCTCGCCCGAAGGCGCGAGCGTGAAGGAATACAGCGAGAACTTCCTGCGCGTGTCCGACTACCTCGCGCGCAAGCAGCAGGACACCGGCGTCAAATTGCTGTGGGGCACCGCGAATCTGTTTTCGAATCCGCGTTACGCAGCCGGCGCCGCAACCAATCCGAATCCGGAGGTCTTCGCATTCGCCGCGACCCAGGTGCGCCATGCGCTCGACGCGACGCTGCGCCTCGGCGGCGAAAACTACGTGCTGTGGGGTGGCCGCGAAGGCTACGACACGCTGCTCAACACCGACCTCGTGCGCGAACGCGAGCAGTTTGCGCGCTTCCTGCACATGGTGGTCGACCACAAGCACAAGATCGGTTTCAAGGGTGCGCTGCTGATCGAGCCGAAGCCGCAGGAGCCGACCAAGCATCAATACGACTACGACGTCGCGACCGTGCACGGCTTCCTGCTGCAACACGGCCTCGATAAGGAGATTCGCGTGAACATCGAGGCGAATCACGCGACGCTCGCGGGCCACTCGTTCCATCACGAGATTGCGACCGCGTTTGCGCTCGGCATTTTCGGCAGCGTCGATGCGAATCGCGGCGATCCGCAAAATGGCTGGGATACTGATCAATTTCCCAATAGCGTCGAGGAATTGACGCTGGCCTTCTACGAGATTCTGCGCCACGGCGGCTTCACGACCGGCGGCATGAACTTCGATGCGAAAGTGCGGCGCCAGAGCGTCGATGCGGAAGACCTGTTTTATGGCCACATCGGTGCGATCGACAACCTCGCGCTCGGCCTTGACCGCGCGGCGGTACTGGTCGAAAACGAGCGCCTCGATCAGTTCAAGCGGCAACGCTACGCGGGTTGGGATGGCGAGTTCGGCCGCAAGATCCTGTCCGGCGAGTATTCGCTCTCGACGCTCGCGTCGGACACGCTGGCGCGTGATCTGAATCCGCGGCATGTGAGCGGGCAGCAGGAGCAAATGGAAAACATCGTGAATCAGGCTATTTATAGCGGACGTTGA
- a CDS encoding aldose epimerase family protein, whose translation MISIAQLSSEPWGTLPGGDRVRLYTLRNAHGMKVAISDLGATLVSWHAPDRAGRLGDILLGHDTPAEYVAATTYMGGLIGRWANRIAGARFSLDGIEYTLDRNEGPNLLHGGTIGFHRALWDVSEDDGALLMRLESPEGDAGFPGNVTVQVRYSLDDDGTLTIGYEAITDAPTPLNLTSHPYFNLTGRAGTDIRGHVLSIDAERFFEVDATLIPCNLADVAGNAFDFRQSAPIGGRLDWPHAQLARAGGFDHCYVLRAAPDAGTNDATPPLREVACAYDPGSGRELTVATDQRGLQFYSGNALNGNPGRGGVRYQRYAGLCLEAGGFPNEVNMTGQDEVIVRPGDTYRQITTYRVDVRKGV comes from the coding sequence ATGATCAGCATTGCACAACTCTCTTCCGAACCGTGGGGCACGCTACCGGGCGGCGATCGCGTGCGGCTCTACACGTTACGCAACGCGCACGGCATGAAAGTCGCCATCAGCGACCTCGGCGCGACCTTGGTTTCGTGGCATGCGCCGGATCGCGCGGGACGTCTCGGCGATATTCTGCTCGGCCACGACACGCCCGCCGAATACGTGGCGGCCACGACCTACATGGGCGGACTGATCGGCCGCTGGGCGAATCGCATTGCGGGCGCGCGCTTTTCGCTCGACGGCATCGAGTACACGCTCGATCGCAACGAAGGTCCGAACCTGCTGCATGGCGGCACGATCGGATTTCATCGCGCGTTGTGGGACGTCAGCGAGGACGACGGCGCGTTGCTGATGCGGCTCGAGTCGCCTGAAGGCGATGCTGGTTTTCCTGGCAACGTGACCGTGCAGGTGCGCTATTCGCTCGACGATGACGGGACGCTGACGATCGGATATGAAGCGATCACGGACGCGCCGACGCCACTCAATCTGACGAGCCATCCATACTTCAATCTGACCGGGCGCGCGGGCACCGACATTCGCGGCCACGTGCTGTCGATCGACGCCGAGCGCTTTTTCGAAGTCGACGCGACGCTGATTCCATGCAATCTCGCCGACGTCGCGGGCAACGCATTCGACTTCCGGCAGAGCGCGCCGATCGGCGGCCGGCTCGACTGGCCGCATGCGCAACTCGCGCGAGCCGGTGGCTTCGATCATTGCTACGTACTGCGTGCGGCGCCTGATGCTGGCACCAACGACGCTACGCCGCCACTGCGCGAAGTCGCCTGCGCATACGATCCGGGCAGCGGACGCGAGTTGACCGTGGCGACCGATCAACGGGGCCTGCAGTTTTACTCTGGCAACGCACTGAACGGCAACCCGGGACGCGGCGGCGTTCGCTATCAACGGTACGCCGGTTTGTGCCTCGAGGCGGGCGGTTTTCCGAACGAGGTCAATATGACCGGACAGGACGAAGTGATCGTGCGACCCGGTGATACTTACCGGCAAATCACGACTTACCGCGTCGATGTGCGCAAAGGTGTGTGA
- a CDS encoding isocitrate lyase/PEP mutase family protein, whose amino-acid sequence MPRTAAEKRAAFRALHSSGCFVLPNPWDAGSARFLRTLGFKALATTSSGFAWSTGHADNTLPREVILAHLRTIVDATDLPVNADFESGFGRDPEEVAESVTLAVATGVAGLSIEDSTGNPAAPLFPVDVAVERLSAARRAIDQNGGDTLLIGRAENFVAGKPDLDDAIARLKAYAAAGADCLYAPGIQTREQIEAVVAAVAPKPVNLLIGSTSNLTLQDVAALGVRRISVGGGLARAAWGGFMQAAQALDDGRFDFSGAAAGTQLNALFTRDA is encoded by the coding sequence ATGCCCCGCACCGCCGCTGAAAAACGCGCCGCTTTCCGCGCGCTGCACTCGTCTGGCTGTTTCGTGCTGCCCAATCCGTGGGACGCAGGCAGCGCCCGCTTTTTGCGCACGCTCGGCTTCAAGGCGCTCGCGACCACGAGTTCCGGCTTTGCGTGGTCGACCGGGCATGCGGACAACACGCTGCCGCGCGAGGTGATTCTCGCGCACCTGCGGACGATCGTCGATGCGACCGATCTGCCGGTCAATGCCGACTTCGAAAGCGGCTTCGGCCGCGATCCGGAAGAAGTCGCCGAAAGCGTGACGCTCGCGGTGGCAACGGGCGTCGCGGGTCTGTCGATCGAGGACTCGACCGGCAACCCCGCCGCGCCGCTCTTTCCGGTCGACGTCGCCGTTGAGCGGCTCAGCGCGGCGCGCCGTGCGATCGATCAGAACGGCGGCGACACGCTGCTGATCGGCCGCGCGGAAAATTTCGTCGCCGGCAAGCCCGATCTCGACGACGCGATCGCGCGTCTGAAGGCCTATGCGGCGGCGGGCGCCGATTGCCTGTACGCGCCCGGCATCCAGACGCGCGAGCAGATCGAAGCGGTGGTCGCGGCCGTCGCGCCGAAGCCTGTCAATCTGCTGATCGGCTCGACATCGAATCTGACCTTGCAGGATGTGGCCGCGCTCGGTGTACGGCGAATCAGCGTCGGCGGCGGGCTCGCGCGCGCGGCGTGGGGTGGTTTCATGCAGGCCGCTCAGGCGCTGGACGATGGCCGTTTCGACTTTTCCGGCGCGGCGGCGGGCACGCAACTCAACGCGCTTTTCACTCGCGATGCGTGA
- a CDS encoding helix-turn-helix domain-containing protein, with the protein MDTHLTKSADTSSTDLGRRVRAARQAQDLTLETASRLCGVSRSTLSKVENGLMSPTFDVLQKIVLGLKIEIGELFGSTPKVSASGRRALTRKNEGQRHAYRGYQMELLATDLAHKAMLPFRIRISAHTLDAFDDWGRHEGEEFLYVISGSVCLYSELYAPTHLNAGDSLYFDSRTGHAAVSTSEEDAEVLWMATNADLSHTPSAANDSTKK; encoded by the coding sequence ATGGACACCCATCTCACCAAATCCGCCGACACGTCCTCCACCGATCTCGGCCGGCGCGTGCGCGCCGCCCGTCAGGCGCAGGATCTGACGCTCGAAACCGCGAGCCGCCTTTGCGGTGTCTCTCGTTCGACGCTGTCGAAAGTCGAAAACGGCCTGATGTCCCCCACTTTCGACGTGCTGCAAAAAATCGTGCTGGGCCTGAAGATCGAAATCGGCGAACTGTTCGGCTCGACGCCGAAGGTCAGCGCCAGCGGCCGGCGCGCGTTGACGCGCAAGAACGAAGGCCAACGCCACGCGTATCGCGGCTATCAGATGGAGCTGCTCGCCACCGACCTCGCGCACAAGGCGATGCTGCCGTTTCGCATCCGCATCTCGGCGCACACGCTCGACGCATTCGACGACTGGGGCCGCCACGAGGGCGAGGAGTTTCTCTATGTGATCAGCGGCAGCGTCTGCCTCTATTCGGAGCTGTACGCGCCGACACATCTGAACGCGGGCGACAGCCTCTACTTCGACAGCCGCACGGGTCACGCGGCCGTGTCGACCAGCGAGGAAGACGCCGAAGTGTTGTGGATGGCGACCAATGCGGACCTTTCGCACACGCCGTCGGCCGCGAACGATTCGACGAAGAAATAG
- a CDS encoding 4-hydroxyphenylpyruvate dioxygenase family protein, with product MPSDLPTPEAAQRAVLAPEHNPLGTAGLEFVEFAARDPRALGETFTRLGFKAIARHISKDVTLYRQGEMNFLINAEPDSFASRYAEEYGVGICAIGIRVADAQRAFERAVELGAWEFEGERLGAGELLIPAIQGIGDSHIYFVDRWRGRGGQRGGLGDISIFDIDFRPIEIDTAEADLNHTGSGLIAVDHLTQTVGEGRMQEWIDFYRDLLNFREIHELHANWHVSAESRVMVSPCGAIRVPLYEEGTRRTNLMHEYLPDHPGEGVQHIALATDDIFACVERLLANGVEFVEPPPRYYDQLDARLPGHGLDVERLRRTHVLVDGEIGADGVPLLFFQTFVRRRAGEIFFEIVQRQGHHGFGEGNLAALAKARAGS from the coding sequence ATGCCCAGCGACCTGCCCACTCCAGAGGCCGCGCAGCGCGCCGTGCTGGCGCCTGAGCACAATCCGCTCGGCACGGCCGGCCTCGAGTTCGTCGAGTTCGCCGCGCGTGACCCGAGGGCGCTTGGCGAGACCTTCACGCGGCTCGGCTTCAAGGCGATCGCACGTCATATCAGCAAGGATGTGACGTTGTACCGTCAGGGCGAGATGAATTTCCTGATCAACGCGGAACCTGACTCGTTCGCGTCGCGCTACGCGGAGGAATATGGGGTCGGCATCTGCGCGATCGGGATTCGCGTTGCCGACGCGCAGCGAGCGTTCGAACGCGCGGTGGAGCTCGGTGCGTGGGAGTTCGAGGGCGAGCGCCTCGGCGCGGGCGAGTTGCTGATCCCGGCGATTCAGGGCATCGGCGATTCGCACATTTATTTCGTCGATCGTTGGCGCGGGCGCGGCGGTCAGCGCGGCGGCCTCGGCGATATCTCGATCTTCGACATCGACTTCCGGCCCATCGAAATCGACACGGCCGAAGCCGATCTGAATCACACAGGCAGCGGCCTGATCGCGGTCGACCATCTGACGCAAACCGTTGGCGAAGGCCGCATGCAGGAGTGGATCGACTTCTATCGCGACCTGCTGAATTTCCGCGAGATCCATGAGCTGCACGCGAACTGGCACGTGTCGGCGGAATCGCGCGTGATGGTGTCACCGTGCGGAGCGATCCGCGTGCCGCTCTACGAGGAGGGCACGCGCCGGACCAACCTGATGCACGAGTATTTGCCCGATCATCCGGGTGAAGGCGTGCAGCACATCGCGCTCGCCACTGACGACATCTTCGCGTGCGTCGAGCGTCTGCTCGCGAACGGTGTCGAATTCGTCGAGCCGCCGCCGCGCTACTACGACCAGCTCGATGCGCGTTTGCCGGGCCACGGACTCGATGTCGAGCGACTGCGGCGCACGCATGTGCTCGTGGATGGCGAGATCGGCGCGGACGGCGTGCCGCTGCTGTTTTTCCAGACCTTCGTGCGCCGCCGCGCCGGCGAGATCTTCTTCGAGATCGTGCAACGCCAGGGGCATCATGGCTTCGGCGAAGGCAATCTCGCCGCCTTGGCAAAGGCGCGCGCGGGCAGCTGA
- a CDS encoding DUF4148 domain-containing protein: MKSLIQAVALAAVIAAPVAAFAQSEQPITRAEVKAEVQQLERAGYNPATAFDAQYPADIQAAEARVSAMNAKGQGDTSGYGSPMGGSSQSGPGQHPLWVNPDGQ, from the coding sequence ATGAAATCGCTTATCCAGGCAGTTGCGCTCGCTGCCGTGATCGCCGCTCCAGTCGCGGCGTTCGCACAATCGGAACAGCCGATCACGCGCGCCGAAGTCAAGGCAGAAGTGCAGCAACTCGAACGGGCGGGTTATAACCCGGCCACCGCATTCGATGCCCAGTATCCCGCGGACATTCAGGCGGCCGAGGCGCGCGTCTCCGCGATGAACGCGAAGGGCCAGGGCGACACTTCGGGATATGGGTCGCCGATGGGCGGATCGTCGCAATCCGGCCCCGGCCAGCATCCGCTGTGGGTCAATCCGGACGGTCAGTGA
- a CDS encoding RidA family protein: MAREIIRVEPLSTYLEKLKAPACAVTRHADTVYVSGLPPFDPETGVPVDAPIERQTELVLEQMKLCLETAGSSLDHVLKCNIYCTSVEKFAAVNAIYTRYFPVDPPARIFVNVPAWPGHFDIEIDCVAAVR; the protein is encoded by the coding sequence ATGGCTCGCGAAATCATTCGCGTCGAACCGTTGTCCACGTACCTCGAAAAATTGAAAGCGCCGGCCTGCGCCGTCACGCGTCACGCTGACACGGTCTACGTGTCGGGCCTTCCGCCGTTCGATCCCGAGACCGGAGTACCGGTCGACGCGCCAATCGAACGGCAGACCGAACTCGTGCTCGAGCAGATGAAGCTGTGTCTGGAAACAGCCGGCTCGTCGCTCGATCACGTGCTCAAGTGCAACATCTATTGCACATCGGTCGAGAAATTCGCCGCGGTCAACGCGATCTACACGCGCTATTTTCCGGTCGATCCGCCGGCGCGCATTTTCGTCAACGTGCCCGCATGGCCGGGGCATTTCGACATCGAGATCGATTGCGTCGCGGCCGTCAGATAG
- a CDS encoding XylR family transcriptional regulator, giving the protein MTRPQAPQTTHRIALLFNANKVYDREIITGIGNYLLSTRVAWDLFLEEDFRCRLAGIERFDGDGIIADFDDPAVDEALRDCPLPVVAVGSSYEDPTQYPSDLPYIATDNSKLVSLAYTHLIGAGLENFALYSLPQAQENRWAQQRELAFAHLRSAEGRSAAQIDSEIYRGLSTSAPSWNQAIEQLTAWLRQLPKPVGIIAVTDARARHLLQACLIAGIPVPEEVAIIGIDNDPLTRTLTRIPLSSVIQGTEEMGRTAAHILHQMLHGARFPGRRILVPPVGINVLESTRHQPLASPYVMRARHFIRQYACQGIRTEQVADYVGVSRSSLEEYFRRELQCTVHQEILRHKLDVAKTLLAKRDASSAEVAIRCGFTSLQYMYAVFRRELGCTPREYQERVGPKTKTTG; this is encoded by the coding sequence ATGACCCGTCCACAAGCACCTCAGACAACCCATCGGATCGCGCTGCTGTTCAACGCGAACAAGGTCTACGACCGCGAGATCATCACCGGCATCGGCAACTACCTGCTGTCGACGCGCGTCGCGTGGGACCTTTTCCTCGAAGAGGACTTTCGCTGCCGGCTCGCGGGTATCGAGCGCTTCGACGGCGACGGCATCATTGCAGACTTCGACGACCCCGCCGTCGACGAAGCCCTGCGCGACTGTCCGCTGCCGGTGGTCGCCGTCGGTTCGTCGTACGAGGATCCGACGCAGTACCCTTCGGATTTACCCTATATCGCGACCGACAACAGCAAGCTCGTGTCGCTCGCGTACACGCATCTGATCGGCGCGGGTCTCGAAAACTTCGCGCTGTACAGCCTGCCGCAGGCACAGGAAAACCGTTGGGCGCAACAGCGCGAACTCGCATTCGCGCATCTGCGCAGTGCGGAGGGGCGCAGCGCCGCGCAGATCGATAGCGAGATCTATCGCGGTCTGTCGACGAGCGCGCCGTCCTGGAACCAGGCGATCGAACAGCTCACCGCATGGCTGCGGCAACTGCCGAAGCCGGTCGGCATCATCGCGGTGACCGACGCGCGGGCGCGGCACCTGTTGCAGGCGTGTCTGATCGCGGGCATTCCGGTGCCCGAGGAAGTCGCCATCATCGGCATCGACAACGATCCGCTCACGCGTACGCTGACGCGCATTCCGCTGTCGTCGGTGATTCAGGGCACCGAGGAAATGGGCCGCACGGCCGCGCACATCCTGCATCAGATGCTGCACGGCGCGCGCTTTCCGGGGCGTCGCATCCTGGTGCCGCCGGTCGGCATCAACGTGCTCGAATCGACCCGGCATCAACCGCTCGCGAGTCCCTACGTGATGCGCGCACGGCATTTCATTCGTCAGTATGCGTGCCAGGGCATCCGCACCGAGCAGGTGGCCGACTATGTGGGCGTGTCGCGCTCGTCGCTCGAAGAGTATTTCCGGCGCGAGCTTCAATGCACGGTGCATCAGGAAATCCTGCGCCACAAGCTCGACGTCGCCAAGACGTTGCTTGCGAAACGCGACGCGTCGAGCGCGGAAGTCGCGATTCGCTGCGGCTTCACGTCACTGCAATACATGTACGCGGTATTTCGCCGCGAACTCGGCTGCACGCCGCGCGAATACCAGGAGCGCGTGGGCCCGAAGACGAAGACCACTGGCTGA
- a CDS encoding LysR substrate-binding domain-containing protein, producing MRKFKIPNMGALLAFEAAARHESFTHAARELFLTESAVSRQINTLEGNLGVRLFVRVKQRVMLTRAGKVYSAQVRRSLEQLDRDTLSIIAHGSGGGYLELAVLPTFASQWLIPRMAAFNEQYPDVRVNMGVRTATFPFADTHFEAAIHYGKPTWPGTSSDFLFCEDVVPVCAASLLKRPIRNTAELLNYPLLHSTTRPDGWATWFASLGVDDNRTMQGVRYELHTMLISAAAAGLGIALVPRFFVDTQLKQFGLVIPFDTPAVADAAYYLVYPTELSHGKPLASFREWLLREAASYGAIYPELAQQPERA from the coding sequence GTGCGAAAGTTCAAGATTCCCAACATGGGCGCGTTGCTCGCTTTCGAAGCCGCCGCGCGGCACGAGAGCTTCACGCATGCGGCGCGCGAGCTGTTCCTGACCGAAAGCGCGGTGTCGCGACAGATCAATACGCTCGAAGGCAATCTCGGCGTGCGGCTGTTCGTGCGGGTCAAGCAACGCGTGATGCTGACGCGCGCGGGCAAGGTCTACAGCGCACAGGTGCGACGCTCGCTCGAACAGCTCGATCGCGACACGCTGTCGATCATCGCGCACGGCAGTGGCGGCGGTTATCTGGAGCTGGCGGTGTTGCCGACTTTCGCATCGCAATGGCTGATTCCGCGCATGGCTGCATTCAACGAGCAATACCCGGACGTGCGCGTGAACATGGGCGTGCGCACCGCGACGTTCCCGTTCGCCGACACGCATTTCGAAGCGGCGATTCACTACGGCAAGCCGACGTGGCCGGGTACATCGTCGGATTTTCTGTTCTGCGAGGACGTGGTGCCGGTGTGCGCGGCAAGTCTGCTCAAGCGTCCGATCCGCAACACCGCCGAACTGCTCAACTATCCGCTGCTGCATTCGACGACGCGCCCCGATGGCTGGGCGACCTGGTTCGCGAGTCTCGGCGTCGACGACAACCGCACGATGCAGGGCGTGCGCTACGAACTGCACACGATGCTGATCAGCGCGGCTGCGGCCGGACTCGGCATTGCGCTAGTGCCGCGTTTTTTCGTTGACACGCAGTTGAAGCAGTTCGGTCTCGTGATTCCGTTCGACACACCCGCCGTCGCCGACGCCGCGTACTACCTCGTGTATCCGACCGAGTTGAGTCACGGCAAACCGCTCGCGAGTTTCCGCGAGTGGCTGCTGCGCGAGGCGGCCTCGTACGGCGCGATTTATCCGGAGTTGGCGCAGCAGCCCGAGAGGGCGTGA
- a CDS encoding DUF4148 domain-containing protein, with translation MNIATQMRSILAALVLTLVGCATDGGNGGAQTHLSATQCRDLTDLRNKAPATHERSMSELAALQQAGYHPERRFDPDYPASLERAQRKVEIWYQSECPQARSG, from the coding sequence ATGAACATCGCAACGCAGATGCGGTCGATTCTTGCCGCGTTGGTGCTTACGCTCGTTGGCTGTGCCACGGACGGCGGGAACGGAGGCGCCCAAACACATCTCAGCGCAACGCAATGCCGCGACCTGACCGACCTCAGGAACAAGGCACCCGCCACTCACGAGCGAAGCATGAGCGAACTGGCGGCGTTGCAGCAAGCGGGCTACCACCCTGAGCGACGCTTTGATCCTGATTATCCGGCGAGTCTCGAGCGCGCGCAGCGCAAGGTGGAGATCTGGTATCAGTCAGAATGCCCGCAGGCGCGGTCTGGCTGA
- a CDS encoding IS91 family transposase yields the protein MLEVADIFRSHGPAWRATAHLSLGQLKVMSAIERCRTAALGGHVLRCSGCARSEVSFNSCRNRHCPKCQASAAHRWLEARQADLLPVEYFHVVFTLPAPVSAIAWYNKRIIYGLLLDIAADTLRTIAADPRHLGAQIGATLVLHTWGSALTHHPHVHGIVPGGGLSPDGERWIACRPGFFLPVRVLSRLFRRRFLEALEVAHRHGQLQFFGEYTRLADPASFARWLAPLRSCEWVVYAKRPFAGPKAVLEYLSRYTHRVAISNQRLIAFDERGVTFRWKDYRTKGRTRYKTMTLEAGEFMRRFLLHVLPGGFHRIRHYGLLANPVRRASLAKVRDLLHVAPGVSPSPHDTVIAVRTVFICRRCGAPMIVVDILARSAPIRAPPMCRGQT from the coding sequence ATGCTGGAGGTTGCGGACATCTTCCGCAGCCACGGGCCAGCGTGGCGAGCCACGGCACACCTGAGCCTGGGGCAGCTGAAGGTCATGTCGGCCATCGAACGGTGCCGCACGGCGGCACTGGGCGGACATGTGCTGCGCTGTTCAGGCTGCGCAAGGTCAGAGGTGTCCTTCAACTCCTGTCGCAACCGGCATTGCCCGAAGTGCCAGGCCAGCGCCGCACACCGCTGGCTGGAGGCACGCCAGGCCGACCTGCTACCCGTCGAATACTTCCACGTCGTCTTCACGCTGCCCGCGCCCGTCAGTGCGATCGCCTGGTACAACAAACGGATCATCTACGGCCTGCTGCTCGACATCGCCGCCGACACGCTGCGCACGATCGCCGCCGATCCCAGGCATCTCGGCGCCCAGATTGGCGCCACCCTCGTACTGCACACCTGGGGCTCGGCGCTCACGCATCACCCGCATGTGCACGGCATCGTCCCCGGTGGCGGGCTGTCGCCTGACGGTGAGCGCTGGATTGCGTGCCGGCCCGGCTTCTTCCTGCCCGTGCGCGTGCTCTCACGCCTGTTCCGCCGGCGCTTCCTCGAAGCGCTCGAAGTGGCCCACCGGCATGGCCAGCTGCAGTTCTTCGGCGAGTACACCAGGCTCGCTGATCCCGCTTCCTTTGCCCGGTGGCTTGCGCCGCTGCGTAGCTGCGAATGGGTGGTCTACGCCAAGCGCCCGTTCGCCGGACCGAAGGCGGTGCTCGAGTACCTCTCCCGCTACACGCACCGCGTCGCCATCTCCAACCAGCGCCTGATCGCCTTCGATGAGCGTGGCGTGACGTTCCGCTGGAAGGATTACCGTACGAAGGGACGCACCCGCTACAAGACCATGACGCTGGAGGCCGGCGAATTCATGCGCCGCTTCCTGCTCCATGTGCTGCCCGGTGGTTTCCATCGGATCCGTCACTACGGGCTGCTCGCCAACCCGGTGCGCCGCGCCAGTCTCGCGAAGGTGCGCGATCTGCTGCACGTCGCACCCGGGGTCAGCCCGTCACCGCACGACACCGTCATCGCAGTCCGGACCGTGTTCATCTGCCGGCGCTGCGGCGCACCGATGATCGTCGTCGATATCCTCGCGCGCAGCGCCCCGATCCGCGCACCACCGATGTGCCGGGGTCAGACATGA